A genomic stretch from Streptococcus oralis includes:
- a CDS encoding YozE family protein — translation MRKSFYTWLMTERNPKSNSPKATLADLAFEESAFPKHTDDFDEVSRFLEEHASFSFNLGDFDAIWQEYLEH, via the coding sequence TTGAGAAAATCATTTTACACTTGGCTCATGACCGAGCGCAATCCTAAAAGTAATAGCCCCAAAGCCACCTTGGCAGACCTCGCTTTTGAAGAGTCAGCCTTCCCAAAACACACGGATGATTTTGATGAGGTGAGTCGCTTTTTGGAGGAGCATGCCAGCTTCTCTTTTAACCTAGGAGACTTTGACGCCATCTGGCAAGAATACTTAGAACACTAG
- a CDS encoding GrpB family protein: MIKKLEEMSLEELWQLFPIFLVEHKSEWGDWYELEKTNLKKILGANVIKRIEHIGSTAIPNIWAKNIVDILLEVGRIEDLARVRDLLVKNGWLVMSESPNRISLNKGYTEQGFAEKVFHLHLRMAGDHDEIYFRDYLCQHPDIAQAYQELKLSLWKKFEHNRDAYTDAKTDFINHYVSEAKSSNFQESEKCHQKTLDRRKN; encoded by the coding sequence ATGATAAAGAAACTTGAAGAAATGAGTTTAGAGGAACTCTGGCAACTTTTTCCTATTTTTCTAGTAGAGCACAAATCAGAGTGGGGAGACTGGTATGAATTGGAAAAAACAAATTTGAAAAAAATATTGGGTGCAAATGTTATTAAAAGAATAGAACATATCGGTAGCACTGCTATCCCTAATATTTGGGCCAAAAATATCGTTGATATTCTGCTAGAAGTAGGTAGAATAGAGGATTTAGCAAGAGTTAGGGATTTATTGGTGAAGAATGGTTGGCTAGTGATGTCGGAAAGTCCCAACAGGATTTCGCTAAATAAAGGATATACAGAGCAGGGATTTGCTGAGAAAGTTTTTCATTTACATTTGCGAATGGCGGGAGATCATGACGAGATTTATTTTAGAGATTATCTCTGCCAGCATCCAGATATTGCCCAAGCGTATCAGGAATTAAAACTAAGTTTGTGGAAAAAATTTGAACACAATCGAGACGCCTATACAGATGCAAAAACAGATTTTATAAACCACTACGTTTCAGAGGCTAAGTCCAGTAATTTTCAAGAATCAGAAAAGTGTCATCAAAAAACTCTTGATAGGAGAAAGAATTGA